In a single window of the Palaemon carinicauda isolate YSFRI2023 chromosome 10, ASM3689809v2, whole genome shotgun sequence genome:
- the LOC137648154 gene encoding uncharacterized protein: MNVKRVLYEKVIVPTVMYGWEVLGMKVTERQKLKVLVMKSLSSMAGVSRLERVTNEVVRVKTGVRNDSAARMDINVLGWFGHVEGMDRDCLLKNVMNARVVGRSTKGRSRFRWMNRVKKSIGDRRIDVREVRERARNRTE, encoded by the coding sequence atgaatgtaaagagagttctgtatgagaaagtgattgtgccaactgtgatgtatggatgggaggtgttgggaatgaaagtgacggagagacagaaattgaaggtgTTAGTGATGAAGAGTCTTAGTAGTATGGCTGGGGTATCTCGATTAGAAAGGGTTACGAACGAAGTCgtgagagtgaaaacgggtgtaagaaatgattcagcagctagaatggatataaatgtgttggggtggtttggccatgtagagggaATGGATAGAGACTGTCTACTAAAgaacgtgatgaatgcaagagttgttgggagaagtacaaaaggaaggtcaAGGTTTCGGTGGATGAATAGAGTGaagaaatctattggagataggaggatagatgtaagagaagtaagagagcgtgctagaaataggacggaatag